A window from Triticum aestivum cultivar Chinese Spring chromosome 6D, IWGSC CS RefSeq v2.1, whole genome shotgun sequence encodes these proteins:
- the LOC123143462 gene encoding uncharacterized protein, which produces MKLHVAFFLLVAMAATARAVTFDASNTASGTTGGKRFDNAVGLAYSKQVLSDASTFIWSTFNQRAAADRKPVDAVTLVVEDIDGVAFTSGNGIHLSASYVGGYTSGDVKKEVTGVLYHEATHVWQWNGQGAANGGLIEGIADYVRLKAGLAPGHWRPRGSGSRWDEGYDITARFLDYCDSLKPGFVAQLNAKMKSGYSDDFFAQILGKNVQQLWQDYKAKFGG; this is translated from the coding sequence TTCGACGCGTCGAACACGGCGTCGGGCACCACCGGCGGCAAGCGCTTCGACAACGCCGTCGGCCTCGCGTACTCAAAGCAGGTCCTCTCCGACGCCTCCACCTTCATCTGGAGCACCTTCAACCAGCGCGCCGCTGCCGACCGCAAGCCCGTCGACGCGGTCACCCTCGTCGTGGAGGACATCGACGGCGTCGCCTTCACCAGCGGCAACGGCATCCACCTCAGCGCTAGCTACGTCGGCGGCTACACCTCCGGCGACGTCAAGAAGGAGGTGACCGGCGTGCTGTACCACGAGGCGACGCACGTGTGGCAGTGGAACGGGCAGGGCGCGGCGAACGGCGGCCTCATCGAGGGGATCGCCGACTACGTGCGGCTCAAGGCCGGGCTCGCGCCTGGGCACTGGAGGCCGCGGGGGAGCGGCAGCCGGTGGGATGAGGGGTACGACATCACGGCGAGGTTCCTCGACTACTGCGACTCGCTCAAGCCTGGGTTCGTCGCGCAGCTCAACGCCAAGATGAAGAGCGGGTACAGCGACGACTTCTTCGCGCAGATTCTCGGCAAGAACGTGCAGCAGCTGTGGCAGGACTACAAAGCCAAGTTCGGAGGCTGA